The proteins below come from a single Notamacropus eugenii isolate mMacEug1 chromosome 7, mMacEug1.pri_v2, whole genome shotgun sequence genomic window:
- the DDIT4L gene encoding DNA damage-inducible transcript 4-like protein, translating into MVATSSLSSKNSTSISELIDRGFPPGSLSDFDYWDYVVPEPNLNEAVFEETTCQSLAKMLENCLSKSKQTKLGCSKVLVPEKLTKRIAQDVLRLSSPEPCGLRGCIIHVNLEIENVCKKLDKIVCDASVVPTFELTLVFKQENCSWSSFKDFFFSKARLTSGFRRTLILSPGFRLVKRKLYSLIGTVIEEC; encoded by the exons ATGGTTGCGACTAGCAGCTTAAGCAGTAAAAATTCGACCAGCATTTCAGAGTTGATAGACCGTGGCTTTCCTCCTGGAAGTCTAAGTG ATTTTGACTACTGGGATTATGTTGTGCCAGAACCCAACCTCaatgaggcagtatttgaagAGACAACTTGCCAGAGTCTGGCTAAAATGCTGGAGAATTGCCTGTCCAAGTCCAAGCAGACAAAACTTGGCTGCTCCAAGGTTCTTGTCCCGGAGAAACTGACCAAGAGAATAGCTCAAGATGTATTGCGCCTGTCTTCCCCTGAGCCCTGTGGTCTTCGAGGTTGCATTATCCATGTAAACTTGGAAATTGAAAATGTATGTAAGAAGTTGGATAAAATTGTGTGTGATGCTAGTGTGGTGCCTACCTTTGAGCTTACACTGGTATTTAAGCAGGAAAACTGTTCATGGTCTAGTTTCAAGGACTTTTTCTTCAGTAAAGCTCGTTTAACATCTGGTTTTAGGAGAACTCTGATTCTCAGCCCAGGGTTTAGGCTTGTTAAAAGGAAGCTTTACTCACTGATTGGAACAGTCATTGAAGAGTGCTAG